Part of the Lycium ferocissimum isolate CSIRO_LF1 chromosome 6, AGI_CSIRO_Lferr_CH_V1, whole genome shotgun sequence genome, TTAAAGCATTATgatacatacatgcatacatcCGATACTTTCTCCCCAAGTTTGTAAAACCTTTATATACACTTTGATTTTGTAGTTTGATTTTTACTTTCTAGAGTATGTATAACTGGTAAGTCTCATATTTTTGTCaaagtaaagaaagaaaaagaaaatcataagctttttGATTTTGAGTTTCTGATATTGCAGAGTTGTTGTGCAGATTGAGAACAAAAATGGATTGGTTTCGTATACGAAAATTGTCGATTTTGATATTGGTTTTGCTGTTACAAAATTCATCATCATGGGGTTGGTTCTTTTcatctaataataataacaagaaTGATTATAAACAAGAAGAGACTGATTCAGGCAAATATTCTTCTAAAAACCAAATGGTTAAGTTGATGTCTGAATTCTCAATGGATGCTTTTGAGAATCAAAAGGGAGTTGAACTCGTCGAAAACGCTAAACAAAAGATGTTAGTTTCCAGTTCTTGTTGGCAGAGAGCATATCAGAACTTATTTACTGTGTGTTCAAAGGTTCTTCCTGATGATGAAATGAAGTCTAGGCTTTCTTGGAATTTATGTGATTGCTTTCAGCAACACACTGGAAGGTCTCCTTTGCCTCATTGTGATGCAAATACACCAGTTACCAATTGTCTCAAGAAAATAGATGATGGTGTTCAAAAGATATATTTACAGTTCTTTCTTGAAACCCCTGCCATTTGCCATCAATTGCAGTAAGTTTTctctccttttatattttttgttgctTTAGTGAAAGttacagcttgtttggatgattgttgCGTATTGTTTCATAACGTATCGTATTGTATTGTATGATATTCTTTCGATGAATACAATGGTACGATAGATTGTATCGTTTTTCTCGAATAATAttacaataataaaaaaaagtaggATACCTTGTAGAGTTATTATAAGTAAAAGGTAATGACCCGATCACACCAAAATGGTTGTTATGTCGGGACATTTCATCGATATATGACGATGGCTTTAACGATACTATGCTATAAAGTTTAagtagcaataaaaaaaaaacattgcaTTTAAAGTTACAATATGATgcaatacaataggtaacaaccatccaaaaatATTGTTAATAAATTGAGGGTCTTACTCTTATGCTTTTTGATAATTGCAGGAGGGATGCGTGGAAGAATGCAGTAGAGAGGTTGGTGAATAATTTGAAGGATTCTGGTGAAGTTGCtgaggaaaaattagagaacaTACTACAAGTAGGGGAGTCGCTATTGCAAAACTCGAAAAATGTCCAAGAATCTTTAACCTCGATTGATGTTCGTACTCAACAAGTAGAGGAGACTTCCAAGAATGTTGAAGGCCAGGTGAACGCTGTGTTGAGTCAGTCAGAAGTGATTCTGGAGCAATCTAAAGGAATAGCAGCTTCACAAATAGAGCTGAACGAAGGCCAGTCGAAAATGAAGGAGACTTTGCAGGAAAACATGGCGATAGTTCATGAATCGTATACTAACTTAGACCATGGGATCAATGGTTTGAGGACTAAAACGGAGGGAATTGAGGATGAGATTGTGAAAGTTGGGGATGAAATGAGTTCTAGGATGGACAAATTGCAGAGTAAAGCTGATGATATTGGGAATATTGCTGGCCAAGCTTTGGATAAACAGAAACAAGTTTTGGATGGACAATCTAAAGCTCTAGTTGGCCTTCAACTCCTCAATAAAGTTCAGTCTCAAGCACTTGAAGAGAGCAGGtaaagagtttaagttatatacgtTCACAATGTAAAGAATTTCTATGTGCAATTGTTGTAGTTCAATTTAACATGATGCTGTGGAAAGTTTTAACATTGACCACCGAACATAGACTTCAAGTAAAGACCATGAAGGATAACTTGTGTGGTTCTTATATTCAAGGAATTATGTTATATAAACCATTTACTCCATCGGTGCAATTTAACTAGTTATAGCAGGTTATTACTCCACATGTGGGTCAACTTAACCTAAGCATGTTGGCCGTATCCGTGGAAGTAATGCATTATCTTATACTTTTACAGGGGAACTCTGAAACAATTGGCTCAATTAGGGCACGAGCAACAAGAGGAGCTTCTTAGTAGGCAAAAGCAACTCCAGCAAACCCATGATCACCtatttgagaaatcaaaatcaataTTAGCTGCTCAGGTTTGTTACTTCATATTAAAGAAAGAAACTCACTTGGATATCTTGTACTTGTTCACTAATTTCATCAATTGTCTCAACAGGAAACCTTTGAATCTAAACAAGCAAGCATGTTTCTTGCCTTAGAGAAGCTGTTCACCTTGCACAATGCCATGCTTCTTGAATCAAGACTCATCAAAGCTTTCTTGCTTTATTCATTGTCCATCTTTCTCCTCTACATGTTCACTAGCACGAAGCAAACGTATGACGTGCGACCTAGGCTTTACATAGGTAAAATatcacatttttcaaaaaagattcTTTTTATTCACTACATTGTTGAAAACAGCGGGCACTGGAATGGGCGCCCAGTTTGGAACCTGGTGCCTCTCAGACGTGGTACACTATATTAAGCCCCAAAATGCAAAATCAACTTTGTTATTTCGCTAATTTGGATTTCTAAGCTCGGGAAGGTTGCACTTCATAATCTTTTCTCATCATTGTTGCATCATTTCTTGCTTTGATGTAGGATTAGTACTCACATTCTTGATTGAGCTAGCCATACTTCGATACGGAACGAACGAAATGGAGAATCAGGCATGGATTGTGAGCATAGTTAGGACACTATTTGTGCTACTGGCCTCATGCCAGCTTCTATATTCCATTTGGACATACAGGTACATACAAACAGAACAAACATAAACTTTAAAACTTCTTTTTATCATAacaaattttcataaaacatcCACAAAATGTTGCAGGGATTATGAAGTGCTGAACTATAAGATGTTAAAAACACTGGTGGAGAAGGTGAATGGAATTCAGAAACACAAGGAGTACTTGTCATGGGAAATGGAGAACGACGATTCGGACAGTGACGTGGATTGGTCTTCATGGATTGAAGCTGAATTACCAGAAGATGTTGACAAATTGAAGGATCCTGACTTCGTATTTCCTGAAGAAGTTGCTGAGAATTCAGTAGGAAGCAAGTCAATTACAAGGAGATACAACCTAAGGAATCACCTTTTGACATATTGAAGTtattaacaatttttttcagAACTATCAAGAGGAACATAATGTTCTTGATTCAGTGTTTTCTCTTATACTAATACtagttatatatattaattttggGACTTGATTATTCATTTGAACCATCTTGGGCTGTTTTTGTATTAGACGAACTAATTAAGTTATTTACTAATCTGCACATTGCACATATGCGTTATGAGTCTAAAATCTCACAACATAAAGAGTATCATGCACGTTAGGCAAGTTAGTCTCCCAAAAAAATGTAATCTCTTTGTTTATCAACTTTCAACACGAGACTTTGTTTTCATACCCATAGAGTTACCCTACGATCTATGTTGTGCCATCTTTTAGACCTTTATTCCTCTTTTTGCCCCTTGTGGTGATCTCAAGTGGAACTTGTACCAGCTTTTTGGAAAGTGACATCCTCAAACAAGGAAGAAATAGTAGTCCCTGCGTTGGACCCTGGTCACTAGGCCAACCTATAAATTTTAATGGTAAAATTTGTGACCACGTTGGTCTTTCAACTGTCCAAATACCATTCACAACTTTAGATACATATCTTCTTTCCCTCTCTTTCTCCAAATCTGTTACTCCCACATAATTGTAGCCCTTAAAATTCTGCTTTTCCAACTGGTCAAATACACCAAATCCAAGAAGAGTACAAGTAGCACAAAAATTAGGGTGTCTTGTTacttatatacacatacacatatttcCTTAacatctggaaaaaaaaaatactacatTTCAAGAATTTGAAAAATGGTGATGTCTACATTGTTGAATTTTCTATACTCTCCACCCCCATCTTTGTTTATTAATACAATGTCTGTTATAAGCTTTGCTTCATTAGCAAATGCTGGATTCTTGGAAATTAGAGGAAAGCATATGCAGTATTCGAAGTTCATTGGAACAGctaaaagtgaaaatgagaaGGCCAGAATTGAGAGTAAAAAAGGCATGCTT contains:
- the LOC132059267 gene encoding protein GAMETE EXPRESSED 1 isoform X2; this encodes MDWFRIRKLSILILVLLLQNSSSWGWFFSSNNNNKNDYKQEETDSGKYSSKNQMVKLMSEFSMDAFENQKGVELVENAKQKMLVSSSCWQRAYQNLFTVCSKVLPDDEMKSRLSWNLCDCFQQHTGRSPLPHCDANTPVTNCLKKIDDGVQKIYLQRDAWKNAVERLVNNLKDSGEVAEEKLENILQVGESLLQNSKNVQESLTSIDVRTQQVEETSKNVEGQVNAVLSQSEVILEQSKGIAASQIELNEGQSKMKETLQENMAIVHESYTNLDHGINGLRTKTEGIEDEIVKVGDEMSSRMDKLQSKADDIGNIAGQALDKQKQVLDGQSKALVGLQLLNKVQSQALEESRGTLKQLAQLGHEQQEELLSRQKQLQQTHDHLFEKSKSILAAQETFESKQASMFLALEKLFTLHNAMLLESRLIKAFLLYSLSIFLLYMFTSTKQTYDVRPRLYIGLVLTFLIELAILRYGTNEMENQAWIVSIVRTLFVLLASCQLLYSIWTYRDYEVLNYKMLKTLVEKVNGIQKHKEYLSWEMENDDSDSDVDWSSWIEAELPEDVDKLKDPDFVFPEEVAENSVGSKSITRRYNLRNHLLTY
- the LOC132059267 gene encoding protein GAMETE EXPRESSED 1 isoform X1, which translates into the protein MDWFRIRKLSILILVLLLQNSSSWGWFFSSNNNNKNDYKQEETDSGKYSSKNQMVKLMSEFSMDAFENQKGVELVENAKQKMLVSSSCWQRAYQNLFTVCSKVLPDDEMKSRLSWNLCDCFQQHTGRSPLPHCDANTPVTNCLKKIDDGVQKIYLQFFLETPAICHQLQRDAWKNAVERLVNNLKDSGEVAEEKLENILQVGESLLQNSKNVQESLTSIDVRTQQVEETSKNVEGQVNAVLSQSEVILEQSKGIAASQIELNEGQSKMKETLQENMAIVHESYTNLDHGINGLRTKTEGIEDEIVKVGDEMSSRMDKLQSKADDIGNIAGQALDKQKQVLDGQSKALVGLQLLNKVQSQALEESRGTLKQLAQLGHEQQEELLSRQKQLQQTHDHLFEKSKSILAAQETFESKQASMFLALEKLFTLHNAMLLESRLIKAFLLYSLSIFLLYMFTSTKQTYDVRPRLYIGLVLTFLIELAILRYGTNEMENQAWIVSIVRTLFVLLASCQLLYSIWTYRDYEVLNYKMLKTLVEKVNGIQKHKEYLSWEMENDDSDSDVDWSSWIEAELPEDVDKLKDPDFVFPEEVAENSVGSKSITRRYNLRNHLLTY